Proteins found in one Elusimicrobium sp. genomic segment:
- a CDS encoding epoxyqueuosine reductase QueH, with product MTKRKILVLSCCAPCSCAAIKKLSDDGEDVTVLFYNPNIYPSAEYDKRRDEQQRVCEHFGLKFAELPYEPEVWDEAVKGLENEPERGRRCSACFYMRLKKAQEYAVKHKFDALTSVLGVSRYKDLQQVNNAARRAWINGVKPYLAINWRKGGLEELRRALVKELNLYSQTYCGCKYSLAASRAAQPEIKTGENKYEKMG from the coding sequence ATGACGAAACGGAAAATACTGGTGCTTTCTTGCTGTGCTCCCTGCTCCTGCGCCGCCATTAAAAAACTATCGGACGACGGCGAAGATGTAACCGTTTTGTTTTATAATCCCAATATCTACCCTTCCGCCGAATACGACAAACGACGAGATGAACAACAACGCGTTTGCGAACATTTTGGGCTTAAATTTGCAGAACTTCCCTACGAGCCCGAAGTATGGGACGAAGCCGTAAAAGGCTTGGAAAACGAGCCGGAACGCGGGCGCCGTTGCTCCGCTTGTTTTTATATGCGCCTGAAAAAAGCGCAGGAATATGCCGTAAAACATAAATTTGATGCCTTAACCAGTGTGTTGGGAGTTTCGCGTTACAAAGATTTACAACAGGTAAACAATGCCGCCCGCCGGGCGTGGATAAACGGCGTAAAACCTTATTTGGCAATTAACTGGCGCAAAGGGGGGCTGGAAGAACTAAGGCGGGCACTTGTAAAGGAATTAAACTTATACTCCCAAACTTATTGCGGGTGTAAGTACAGTTTGGCGGCCAGCCGTGCGGCACAGCCAGAAATAAAAACGGGGGAAAATAAATATGAAAAAATGGGGTAA
- a CDS encoding AsmA family protein yields the protein MKKWGKILLGLFLAGLLLLIGADLGVRWVTGSQWFRNWVTEKAQTATGRSVRIEKLGAHLRGIKVEGLVLAEEGGFENGEFLALENLSLRFDLSHLIHGHIKLHALTVDGLTVRVKRLADGTLSTDSFTAKPTTDEEPAEQKTLSAPNITLTELTLKDVELYFKDEQGLQEISLQKVKLDLEDFGFDHEFALRLSTQISYTKNEQTLSAPLQAEAQINLAELNLAKATAELKKLSASLQDASVRVSAKVKNFQEPDGKISVVLKNLSSALVQGFVSEVPEFEISEVQFSAKGKAYPAQNRAEISALSLELPGVEADGSATVSYGEQFAYQAKGEVEVSLKKAAAMLPSYQKEYKPTGTVRLKATANNENLSAEVISEKVGVFLPRAGELSSVEGKFTADTQNNFKTGELAADLTGKMNGEKFEIHAKATQTAELLDLVLHMFAKRVALPPLEEAKAQEPSPEFVEQVELKNREGKDWPFPAANIKAEVRIDSLDAPYLYGTDIVFLADLSGIKPDLKTAQGDLSLRMGNGKITDLYRLTNSSPITKVLFLSLNIVGKVFNSLNVFAVLGGIGNGVVDAVDGHQDTLDDTEMIVQTVVGENGEPVNIKVPRSQQKMNGHMVYDKFDTVVEFKDGVANVKEGQFVSDMMSFNLSGTTNFKTEEVDMTVHAAPGKHEADGMMPLTLKIGGTVSEPKGSMSLVGSVSSLITQSVTNNFASRSVKKGISGFFGLFKREDSAEETLPVAGNSVSAETESAPLSENESSAPPTNN from the coding sequence ATGAAAAAATGGGGTAAAATTTTACTGGGGTTGTTCCTTGCAGGGCTCCTGCTCCTTATCGGGGCCGATTTGGGGGTGCGTTGGGTAACCGGCTCCCAGTGGTTTCGCAACTGGGTAACCGAAAAGGCCCAAACGGCCACGGGGCGTTCCGTACGCATTGAAAAACTCGGCGCGCATTTGCGGGGAATCAAGGTGGAAGGCCTTGTGCTAGCGGAAGAAGGCGGCTTTGAAAACGGGGAATTTTTGGCGTTGGAAAACCTTTCCTTACGCTTTGATTTATCGCACTTAATTCACGGGCATATTAAACTGCATGCTTTAACCGTGGACGGGCTTACCGTGCGCGTAAAACGCTTGGCGGACGGCACTTTAAGCACTGATTCTTTTACCGCCAAACCAACTACGGACGAAGAACCCGCCGAACAAAAAACTTTGTCTGCCCCTAACATTACCTTAACGGAACTGACCTTAAAAGATGTGGAATTATATTTCAAAGACGAGCAAGGCCTGCAGGAAATTTCCTTGCAAAAGGTAAAGTTGGACTTGGAAGATTTTGGCTTTGACCACGAGTTTGCCCTTCGCCTCTCTACGCAAATTTCTTATACCAAAAACGAGCAAACGCTTTCCGCTCCGTTGCAGGCGGAGGCGCAAATTAACTTGGCGGAACTAAATTTGGCAAAAGCCACGGCAGAACTGAAAAAATTATCTGCTTCGCTTCAAGATGCTTCCGTGCGGGTATCGGCAAAGGTGAAGAATTTTCAAGAACCCGACGGGAAAATTTCCGTGGTGCTCAAAAATCTTTCCTCCGCTCTGGTGCAAGGGTTTGTAAGTGAGGTGCCGGAGTTTGAAATTTCCGAAGTTCAATTTTCCGCCAAAGGCAAGGCTTATCCTGCCCAAAATCGGGCGGAAATTTCTGCCCTTTCGCTGGAACTCCCGGGCGTGGAGGCGGACGGTTCGGCTACGGTATCCTATGGCGAACAGTTTGCCTATCAGGCCAAGGGCGAAGTGGAAGTTTCCCTCAAAAAAGCCGCAGCGATGTTGCCCTCTTATCAAAAAGAATATAAACCTACGGGAACCGTGCGCTTAAAAGCCACTGCGAATAATGAAAATTTATCGGCAGAAGTGATAAGCGAAAAGGTGGGGGTGTTTCTCCCGCGCGCAGGCGAACTGTCCTCCGTGGAAGGCAAGTTTACCGCCGATACGCAAAATAATTTCAAAACGGGAGAGTTGGCTGCTGACTTGACGGGTAAAATGAACGGCGAAAAATTTGAAATTCACGCGAAAGCCACCCAAACCGCCGAACTGTTGGATTTGGTCCTTCATATGTTTGCCAAACGAGTGGCTTTGCCTCCTTTGGAAGAAGCCAAAGCCCAAGAGCCTTCGCCCGAATTTGTAGAACAAGTAGAACTGAAAAACCGCGAGGGGAAAGATTGGCCCTTCCCGGCGGCTAATATCAAAGCAGAGGTACGTATTGACTCGTTAGATGCTCCTTACCTGTACGGAACGGATATCGTGTTCCTGGCCGATTTAAGCGGTATTAAGCCCGACTTAAAAACCGCCCAGGGCGATTTAAGCCTTCGCATGGGTAACGGTAAAATTACAGACTTATACCGCCTGACCAATTCTTCGCCTATTACCAAAGTGTTATTCTTGTCCTTAAACATTGTAGGAAAAGTGTTTAACTCCTTAAATGTGTTTGCGGTGTTGGGCGGCATCGGTAACGGGGTGGTGGATGCCGTGGACGGACACCAAGACACACTGGACGATACGGAAATGATTGTGCAAACCGTAGTGGGAGAAAACGGAGAGCCCGTGAATATCAAAGTGCCCCGCTCGCAACAAAAAATGAACGGCCACATGGTGTATGATAAATTTGATACGGTTGTTGAATTTAAGGACGGGGTAGCCAATGTGAAGGAAGGACAATTCGTATCGGACATGATGTCTTTTAATTTATCGGGAACTACCAACTTCAAAACCGAAGAAGTCGATATGACTGTACATGCCGCGCCCGGTAAACACGAGGCGGACGGTATGATGCCGCTGACACTTAAAATCGGGGGAACGGTGTCCGAGCCGAAGGGAAGCATGAGTTTGGTGGGCTCGGTATCTTCTTTGATTACCCAAAGCGTAACCAACAACTTCGCCTCGCGCTCCGTTAAAAAGGGCATAAGCGGTTTTTTTGGGCTCTTTAAGAGAGAGGACTCGGCTGAAGAAACGCTACCTGTCGCAGGAAATTCCGTGTCTGCGGAAACCGAAAGCGCACCCTTGAGCGAAAATGAATCTTCCGCGCCGCCAACAAACAATTAG
- a CDS encoding mechanosensitive ion channel family protein codes for MQFILPYIERLPGIPDSYNMLVAQILSALVFLLLLALCAKVATWVSNRVFPKLISKLHAEKWAEAFLEHKFFTAVGVVAAAIVAINWHSVFISENIAWFANFMGKLTGLFVILSFSWLFNTFLNTINHLYGRNPSIPLKGLVQALKIVLFLGAGLFVLSLLLGRKPMYIITGLSALAAVFSLIFKDPILGFAASIQLTTNKLIKIGDWITVDSAGADGDIVDISLTCVRVQNFDKTIVSVPTYDLISKPFKNWSGMYEAKARRIQRSILLDIDTVRFLDKETFERLKKIDLLKDYLAEKEAEIKAFNAERNVKENILNGRHLTNVGTFRKYAELYLASRPYVVSNNPNFTLMVRQLKQNPQGLPLEVYCFLNTTVWLDYERLQSDIFDHLFSVLPEFGLYAYQQPSGRNVAEGVKELLKK; via the coding sequence ATGCAATTTATTTTACCTTATATCGAACGCTTGCCCGGAATTCCGGATTCGTATAATATGTTGGTGGCACAGATTTTATCCGCGCTTGTTTTTTTACTGTTGCTTGCTTTATGTGCAAAAGTAGCCACTTGGGTGAGCAACCGGGTGTTTCCGAAACTCATTTCTAAACTGCATGCCGAAAAATGGGCCGAGGCGTTTTTGGAACATAAATTCTTTACGGCAGTCGGTGTTGTGGCGGCGGCGATTGTGGCTATCAACTGGCACAGTGTTTTTATCAGTGAGAATATCGCCTGGTTTGCCAATTTTATGGGAAAACTGACGGGTCTGTTTGTAATCCTTAGTTTTTCTTGGCTCTTTAATACTTTTTTGAATACGATTAACCACCTCTACGGACGAAATCCCAGTATTCCTCTTAAAGGGTTGGTGCAGGCCCTTAAAATTGTGCTTTTCTTGGGGGCGGGGCTTTTTGTGCTGTCGCTTTTGTTGGGGCGCAAACCGATGTATATTATCACCGGTTTATCGGCCTTGGCGGCGGTGTTTTCTTTAATTTTCAAAGATCCCATTTTAGGCTTTGCCGCCAGTATCCAGTTGACGACAAACAAGTTAATCAAAATAGGGGATTGGATTACCGTAGATTCTGCCGGCGCGGACGGGGATATTGTGGATATTTCCCTTACTTGCGTGCGTGTACAGAACTTTGATAAAACCATCGTCAGCGTGCCTACTTACGATTTAATCAGCAAGCCTTTCAAAAACTGGAGCGGTATGTACGAAGCCAAAGCGCGCCGTATTCAACGCAGTATTTTGCTGGATATAGATACCGTGCGTTTTTTGGATAAGGAAACTTTTGAACGTCTTAAAAAAATTGATTTGTTAAAAGATTATTTAGCCGAGAAAGAAGCGGAAATAAAAGCTTTTAACGCCGAAAGAAATGTGAAGGAAAACATCTTAAACGGCCGTCACTTAACCAATGTGGGAACCTTCCGCAAATACGCGGAACTCTATTTGGCTTCCCGCCCGTATGTGGTGTCGAATAACCCGAATTTTACTTTAATGGTTCGTCAGTTGAAGCAAAACCCCCAAGGCTTACCGCTCGAAGTATATTGCTTTTTGAACACGACCGTATGGTTAGATTACGAAAGACTCCAAAGCGATATCTTCGACCATTTGTTCTCCGTCCTTCCGGAGTTTGGCCTGTACGCTTACCAACAACCCAGCGGCCGAAATGTGGCGGAAGGGGTAAAAGAACTTCTCAAAAAATAG